The proteins below come from a single Bactrocera dorsalis isolate Fly_Bdor chromosome 5, ASM2337382v1, whole genome shotgun sequence genomic window:
- the LOC105231410 gene encoding F-box/WD repeat-containing protein 7: MGHQSLTSGMELRQNILVSGNADSTVKVWDITTGQCLQTLSGPNKHQSAVTCLQFNSRFVVTSSDDGTVKLWDVKTGEFIRNLVALDSGGSGGVVWRIRANDTKLICAVGSRNGTEETKLMVLDFDVEGACVKCS, translated from the exons ATGGGTCATCAAAGTCTGACATCTGGCATGGAATTGCGTCAGAATATTTTGGTGTCTGGTAATGCGGATTCCACGGTGAAAGTTTGGGATATCACAACAGGGCAATGCTTGCAAACTTTGTCAG GTCCCAATAAACATCAATCGGCTGTAACGTGCTTGCAATTCAATTCACGTTTTGTGGTAACGAGTTCTGATGATGGCACCGTGAAGCTGTGGGATGTGAAAACTGGCGAATTCATACGTAATTTGGTCGCACTGGATTCGGGCGGTTCGGGTGGCGTTGTCTGGCGCATTAG AGCGAACGATACGAAATTAATATGCGCTGTCGGTTCGCGTAACGGTACGGAAGAAACCAAGCTCATGGTTTTGGACTTTGATGTAGAAGGAGCTTGTGTAAAATGTTCATAG